In Neorhodopirellula lusitana, one genomic interval encodes:
- a CDS encoding DUF4272 domain-containing protein, translating into MSNESVPSRVIALATIDSVPTPDEAKRVADGESGAVVGRDFAQPLVQADTTSHPLVRPLQHHVHRTRQVAEVSVLESEVDSAIGSGAAADSVGTMTVDSVLLAPAWIDWAWAANAIWIDDAGRVYDPAGRLLLDPSRLTEVAHSHQEAVLPSSVDARRRQSEVVVEVRNRLVDPVEGLMPIPGVEEVQPLEASDVARRSLALFLVATRAESMLSNRPLDPQLMQQRCPLGFSALSPAEVGFMSDRPSGTPANSPGAAAESLVWRYESLLTLQWALDMQFELPWPDEHADLTSVTRLMVDLPDQDIVDQARLRSTDQLLVAAELHHQLYFAVAAAQASGQDVPAGLDPGVICERLIALSWLLNLNAPGVGGIASSDVVPDSTEPRIVAETWDSTVAWVEDGMP; encoded by the coding sequence TTGAGCAATGAATCTGTACCGAGTCGCGTGATCGCCTTGGCGACCATCGACTCGGTCCCAACGCCCGACGAAGCGAAACGCGTCGCTGATGGCGAAAGCGGCGCGGTGGTTGGTCGTGATTTTGCTCAGCCGCTTGTGCAGGCCGATACGACGTCGCACCCGCTCGTCCGTCCGTTGCAACATCATGTGCATCGGACCCGGCAGGTTGCTGAGGTCTCGGTTCTTGAGTCGGAAGTCGATTCCGCGATTGGTTCGGGTGCTGCGGCTGATTCGGTTGGCACGATGACGGTTGATTCTGTCTTGCTTGCCCCAGCATGGATTGACTGGGCTTGGGCGGCCAACGCGATTTGGATCGATGATGCTGGCCGAGTCTATGACCCCGCCGGGCGTCTCTTGCTTGACCCGTCGCGATTGACGGAGGTTGCTCATTCTCATCAAGAAGCCGTGTTGCCCAGTTCGGTTGACGCGAGACGTCGGCAATCCGAAGTCGTCGTGGAAGTTCGCAACCGGTTGGTCGATCCAGTCGAAGGCTTGATGCCGATCCCAGGCGTGGAAGAGGTGCAGCCACTCGAAGCGTCCGACGTCGCTCGGCGATCGTTGGCGCTGTTCTTGGTGGCCACGCGAGCGGAATCGATGCTGTCGAATCGGCCACTGGATCCACAACTAATGCAGCAACGTTGCCCGCTTGGGTTCAGTGCGTTGTCGCCCGCGGAAGTTGGATTCATGAGTGACCGGCCGTCCGGCACACCTGCGAACTCTCCTGGTGCCGCTGCGGAGTCGCTCGTGTGGCGTTACGAGTCGCTGCTGACGCTGCAGTGGGCTCTGGACATGCAGTTTGAATTGCCGTGGCCCGATGAACACGCTGATTTGACTTCCGTCACTCGGTTGATGGTTGACCTGCCCGATCAAGACATCGTCGATCAAGCGCGGCTGCGTTCGACCGATCAGTTGCTGGTCGCCGCCGAGCTTCATCATCAATTGTATTTTGCCGTGGCCGCCGCCCAAGCTTCTGGCCAAGACGTGCCCGCAGGTTTGGATCCGGGCGTGATTTGCGAACGGTTGATCGCGTTGTCCTGGTTGCTGAATCTGAACGCACCCGGCGTCGGTGGCATCGCTAGCAGCGACGTCGTCCCGGACAGTACGGAACCGCGAATCGTCGCGGAAACTTGGGACAGCACTGTTGCTTGGGTTGAAGACGGGATGCCCTAG
- a CDS encoding sensor histidine kinase yields MQKGPDRRPITLRAPITLGVVLIVLVVILGAVWVTGTLIGALRGQASPELFWAMLFAGSVLLVAVLAGVIAYLTLSVKAFNLNRRQSNFIDAVTHELKSPIASLKLYLQTMTRHTVSQDQSEAFHRIMLEDVDRLDTLINHLLDAANVERGGMAEEARDVDLAAMIEQIGSATCVRYKLPSDTVIADCQDIILSAPPVQVEILLRNLIDNAVKYGGSPPRVRVIVEYRSASSSVIKGRRSKASKRAEKLAAKSVESNSTSQAADPVSDSATGEVTISVCDNGVGIPANLRRKVFGRFVRLGSELERSSPGTGLGLYLVRNVTHALGGRINIHDAEGVDFEKVAGSAEAESSIEMPAPNDGIDSSASDVASGVLKGDGVTHDDAPPAPSVGTRFDITLPGARLASPDLAEVAQAE; encoded by the coding sequence ATGCAAAAAGGTCCCGACCGCCGTCCGATCACTTTGCGAGCACCGATCACTCTCGGTGTCGTGTTGATTGTGTTGGTTGTCATCCTGGGTGCGGTTTGGGTGACCGGGACGCTGATCGGGGCCCTCCGCGGGCAGGCGTCGCCGGAGTTGTTCTGGGCGATGCTGTTTGCCGGGTCGGTATTGTTGGTCGCGGTGTTGGCTGGGGTGATCGCTTATCTGACGCTCAGCGTAAAAGCGTTCAATCTGAATCGTCGTCAGTCGAACTTCATCGACGCCGTCACGCACGAATTAAAGAGTCCGATCGCGTCGCTGAAGCTGTATTTGCAAACGATGACGCGGCACACCGTTAGTCAGGACCAATCCGAGGCTTTTCACCGGATCATGTTGGAAGACGTCGACCGGCTCGACACGCTGATCAATCACCTGCTTGATGCAGCCAACGTGGAACGTGGCGGGATGGCGGAAGAGGCTCGCGACGTGGACTTGGCGGCAATGATCGAGCAAATTGGCTCGGCGACCTGTGTTCGGTACAAGTTGCCAAGCGACACGGTCATCGCCGATTGCCAGGACATCATTCTGAGTGCGCCGCCCGTGCAGGTAGAAATCTTGCTGCGGAACTTGATCGACAACGCCGTGAAGTACGGTGGTTCGCCGCCCCGTGTGCGGGTGATTGTGGAATACCGCTCGGCGAGCTCGTCGGTGATCAAAGGCCGGCGATCCAAAGCATCCAAACGGGCAGAGAAACTGGCCGCCAAATCGGTTGAGTCCAATTCCACCAGTCAGGCGGCGGACCCGGTTTCGGATTCCGCGACGGGTGAGGTCACGATTTCGGTTTGTGACAATGGTGTCGGCATTCCCGCCAACTTACGCCGCAAAGTGTTCGGGCGGTTTGTGCGTCTGGGCAGTGAACTCGAACGCAGTAGCCCTGGCACGGGGTTGGGCTTGTACTTGGTTCGGAACGTCACCCACGCGTTGGGCGGCCGCATCAATATCCACGATGCGGAAGGTGTCGACTTTGAAAAGGTGGCGGGATCGGCCGAAGCGGAATCGTCGATTGAAATGCCCGCACCGAATGACGGCATCGATAGCAGTGCGAGTGATGTCGCGAGTGGTGTTTTGAAAGGCGACGGCGTGACGCATGACGACGCGCCACCGGCACCGTCGGTTGGGACTCGCTTTGACATCACGTTGCCGGGTGCCCGGCTCGCTTCGCCGGACTTAGCCGAGGTTGCCCAAGCGGAGTAG
- a CDS encoding GIY-YIG nuclease family protein → MTRKFRRRKPAAIRTPAADKAVPGGGFGASPFDPYCGDTGQATGPYTAPSYKVPNSTTSVKESVIPWTDDLSDPDDAEHAKSIHLHTAQPDYAPQPALATRPNELVGGATTDELRQAVLDLCPPVPGVYGMFDRTGDLIYVGKSRSLRHRLMSYFSDSSAREKAGRIIRASRAIQWETQPSDFAAQLRELNLIRRWTPRFNVQGVPQRQRPVYLCLGRKPAETFYVATSPPTQDVVAVEGPFYGVTRMGGVCEALNKTFGLRDCSQQTVFHFSEQLTLFNAETRPGCLRLEIGTCLGPCVAACSRTEYLQRVSAAQSFIDGFNDEPLANTQEIMEKAAANRQYELAGRARDTLRSLNYARKKLTYLADARQAYSFVYAATGYDGRAIWYLIRRGEVVDVAAAPTDAESYRQMKPLLKSWDKLINPQPQAEHPSTARSTTKRSTTKRTQTKQERDNAALLPDESTVRLSGFVSEHPYTVSVVASWFKKHCGELKQTFAPRSAGRRYRHLARVGVTS, encoded by the coding sequence ATGACAAGGAAGTTTCGTCGTCGAAAACCTGCCGCAATCAGGACTCCTGCGGCCGACAAAGCGGTCCCCGGTGGCGGGTTTGGTGCCAGCCCATTCGATCCGTACTGCGGCGACACAGGCCAGGCAACGGGCCCCTACACCGCCCCCAGCTACAAGGTCCCGAACAGCACAACCAGCGTCAAAGAATCCGTAATACCCTGGACCGACGACCTCAGCGATCCGGACGATGCCGAACACGCGAAGTCGATCCATCTGCACACCGCCCAGCCCGACTACGCTCCCCAGCCCGCACTCGCGACGCGGCCCAACGAACTGGTTGGCGGTGCCACCACCGATGAATTACGCCAAGCCGTGCTGGACCTGTGCCCTCCCGTGCCAGGCGTCTACGGCATGTTCGACCGAACGGGCGATTTGATTTACGTCGGCAAAAGCCGTTCGCTGCGACACCGGCTGATGAGCTACTTCAGCGACTCGTCCGCTCGCGAAAAAGCCGGCCGAATCATCCGAGCATCGCGAGCGATCCAGTGGGAAACCCAACCGAGTGACTTTGCCGCCCAGCTTCGCGAACTGAACCTGATCCGGCGCTGGACGCCGCGGTTCAACGTCCAAGGCGTCCCCCAACGACAACGCCCGGTTTACCTGTGCCTGGGCCGCAAACCTGCCGAGACGTTTTACGTTGCGACCTCGCCACCGACCCAAGATGTGGTCGCGGTGGAGGGACCGTTTTACGGCGTGACCCGCATGGGCGGCGTGTGCGAAGCTCTCAATAAAACATTCGGACTTCGCGATTGCAGCCAACAAACGGTGTTTCATTTTTCCGAACAACTGACTCTCTTCAATGCAGAAACTCGCCCCGGGTGTCTTCGGCTAGAAATCGGCACTTGCCTGGGTCCGTGCGTTGCCGCATGCAGTCGCACCGAGTACCTGCAACGGGTCAGTGCGGCACAAAGCTTCATTGACGGTTTCAACGACGAACCGCTGGCCAACACGCAAGAGATCATGGAAAAGGCCGCCGCCAACCGACAATACGAATTGGCCGGACGAGCCCGTGACACACTGCGTTCGCTGAACTACGCACGCAAGAAACTGACCTACTTGGCCGACGCTCGCCAAGCGTACTCCTTCGTCTACGCCGCAACCGGCTATGATGGACGAGCGATCTGGTACCTGATCCGCCGCGGGGAAGTTGTCGACGTGGCCGCCGCACCGACCGATGCGGAAAGCTACCGACAAATGAAACCGCTGCTGAAATCGTGGGACAAGCTCATCAACCCGCAACCTCAAGCCGAACATCCGTCGACTGCACGCTCGACAACCAAACGCTCAACAACCAAACGCACGCAAACAAAACAAGAACGCGACAATGCCGCACTGCTGCCAGACGAGTCAACGGTCCGGCTGAGCGGTTTTGTTAGCGAGCATCCCTACACGGTCTCGGTCGTTGCATCGTGGTTCAAAAAACACTGCGGCGAGCTCAAACAAACCTTCGCGCCTCGATCAGCCGGTCGCCGTTACCGGCACCTCGCCCGTGTCGGCGTCACTAGCTAG
- a CDS encoding aminotransferase class I/II-fold pyridoxal phosphate-dependent enzyme, which produces MSDSSSPELSGGYQEKLLAGLEVARRQGRQRQLEELEVCGVHVITSDGQRLLNFGGNDYLGVVAGQTAATGKTNVAAQAGMDSASTHDAVTSSPSMLGGAAGKSGATASPLVCGWSPHHERLAVQIARLERTESAVVFPSGYAACSGSIATLCREGDLILSDQLNHASLIDGCRASKAECVIYPHRDLEFVETTLRSRRDSFSTVWIVTDTVFSMDGNVAPLAQLVDLAERYRATMIVDEAHGTGVLGKTGGGLCEALQVQAKVAVRIGTLSKAIGHQGGFVAGTRVVTNFLTQFCRPLIFSTALSPVVAESAARTVEVLPNMSARRRKLAGFAGHFRTQMRVPASELEQGIPIVPVIIGSDEATVELSKKLREAGFYVPAIRPPTVPENTARLRVSISAAHTIEQIDQLIMTLKKFGL; this is translated from the coding sequence ATGTCTGATTCGTCTTCGCCTGAACTGAGCGGTGGATATCAAGAGAAGCTTCTTGCGGGGCTCGAGGTTGCTCGGCGGCAAGGTCGCCAGCGTCAGCTAGAAGAGCTGGAAGTTTGCGGCGTGCATGTGATCACGTCGGACGGGCAGCGACTGCTGAACTTCGGCGGCAACGATTATCTGGGTGTGGTCGCTGGGCAGACGGCAGCTACCGGCAAAACCAATGTGGCTGCCCAAGCTGGAATGGATTCGGCGTCCACGCATGATGCGGTCACAAGTTCACCGTCAATGCTTGGCGGAGCTGCTGGCAAGTCGGGAGCCACCGCCAGCCCGCTGGTTTGCGGTTGGTCGCCGCACCATGAGCGATTGGCTGTCCAGATCGCGAGACTAGAGCGGACTGAGTCTGCGGTTGTGTTCCCGTCCGGATACGCCGCGTGCTCTGGATCGATCGCGACGTTATGTCGTGAAGGCGATTTGATCTTAAGCGATCAACTCAACCATGCGTCTTTGATCGATGGTTGCCGAGCTTCCAAGGCGGAGTGCGTGATTTATCCGCACCGCGATCTCGAGTTTGTCGAAACGACGTTACGTTCTCGCCGTGATTCATTCAGCACCGTTTGGATTGTCACGGACACCGTCTTCAGCATGGATGGCAACGTCGCACCATTGGCCCAGTTGGTTGACTTGGCGGAGCGGTATCGCGCCACGATGATTGTCGATGAAGCTCACGGGACCGGCGTCCTTGGCAAGACCGGTGGCGGGCTTTGTGAAGCGTTACAGGTGCAAGCGAAAGTCGCTGTTCGGATCGGCACGCTTAGCAAAGCGATCGGTCACCAGGGCGGGTTCGTCGCGGGTACGCGAGTGGTCACCAACTTCCTCACCCAGTTCTGTCGTCCGTTGATCTTTTCAACCGCACTGTCACCGGTGGTCGCGGAGTCGGCAGCGCGAACGGTGGAGGTGCTGCCTAACATGTCGGCCCGCCGCCGCAAGCTGGCTGGGTTTGCAGGTCATTTCCGGACTCAGATGCGGGTGCCTGCGAGCGAATTGGAACAGGGCATTCCCATTGTTCCGGTCATCATCGGATCGGATGAAGCGACGGTGGAGCTCAGTAAGAAATTGCGGGAAGCGGGTTTCTACGTTCCGGCGATTCGTCCGCCCACGGTTCCTGAAAATACCGCCCGGCTGCGAGTCTCCATCTCCGCCGCCCACACGATCGAGCAAATCGATCAGCTGATCATGACGCTCAAAAAATTCGGCCTGTAA
- a CDS encoding ABC transporter permease subunit encodes MTDLEKLEASQPPRRTSGLRPYWAIVVDSFHSALASRVLWAAMIAIWLLLASLAPIGLREDYTTQFRWFDIYNGTRMKAMLAQGIVDPASQTQPIGRLAAAMPDEMHRKLQRVGEGDEVRIRLTLLTEALNELIASDAERDDKPNSAAEPAPASEPASEAEPDAQAESAPQAESAPQAEPAPQAEPAPQDKPAPEDWYDAEAWKSTLRLRELRELDDAEPGSLSPSLLERRARLRIEAALPGVFEARSARSALLTYAGLEFPTDFQVDRNQFETIFNQFVIPVLVNWLLGLVLVFLGVLVTASIVPDMLQTGSLHLLLSKPVSRWALLVSKFVGGCAFVLLCVTQLVLGLYLIAALRLGVWNARILWCIPVALLIFAVFYSVSVLAGLKWRSAIISIAAAGALAAICVVVGIIGGVVDARVVEPDRIASITVAGDDLFAVTGGSGVVRLNESTSSWDSIIDSEVMSHDRILAPIALDDNHLLTARIRNGKFTPFGSGSLDLIALSRSDDWSPQPTLRLPTATERLIRLSDTTIGAINSADVLITQSEKITDLLDEPASDTPEASNTSSSSLDEDAEEEDAEEEDAEDEDAEDNTDSQPGKPSTKNRQPAARSVGSWLRALVTMQGGGNEDFQSILPAEVSMAPPVRIAFIPDSGAIAILSGSNLIRLDPNADGSLPWQLTANTTLPYQDDPGPPVIAASSQWLLIAQGELPLKIFDIKTLQQSGQWTAEERAPMVDGTPLAILPISDSHFVYRTATGNVDVIEVVNTPTTTSQPNPDDSDSEPVASAKPVASIKHVRQLNVDEVEAVTWLPAGQATETPQDASTNKTSGTLVVAHDVDRVTRIELDREGRELSSSTVSPQRSVWRAIDYYLIGGLEWFTPQVLQLGDTTAAMVSGNRSMVIDTGGNDLEVIRYRLFRPLASCLLFILVVMTVACIYFSRTDF; translated from the coding sequence ATGACCGATTTGGAAAAGCTGGAAGCATCGCAACCGCCGCGCCGCACCTCGGGTCTGCGACCTTACTGGGCGATCGTGGTTGACTCGTTTCATTCGGCCCTGGCATCGCGAGTGTTATGGGCCGCGATGATCGCAATCTGGTTGCTGCTCGCTTCATTGGCACCCATCGGTCTACGCGAAGATTACACCACCCAATTCCGGTGGTTCGACATTTACAACGGCACTCGCATGAAAGCGATGCTGGCGCAAGGCATCGTCGACCCCGCGTCACAAACCCAACCCATCGGCCGACTCGCCGCCGCGATGCCAGACGAGATGCACCGCAAGCTCCAGCGTGTCGGCGAAGGTGACGAGGTGCGCATCCGGCTAACCTTGCTGACCGAGGCACTGAACGAACTGATCGCGTCGGACGCCGAACGCGACGACAAGCCAAACTCAGCCGCCGAGCCAGCCCCAGCATCCGAGCCAGCATCGGAAGCAGAGCCAGACGCGCAAGCAGAGTCAGCACCGCAAGCAGAGTCAGCACCGCAAGCAGAGCCAGCGCCGCAAGCAGAGCCAGCACCTCAGGACAAACCGGCCCCGGAAGACTGGTACGACGCGGAGGCCTGGAAGTCGACGCTGCGGTTGCGTGAGTTACGTGAACTCGACGACGCCGAGCCTGGATCGCTGTCCCCATCTTTACTGGAACGACGCGCACGACTTCGCATTGAAGCCGCGTTGCCGGGCGTGTTCGAAGCTCGCAGCGCCCGCTCGGCTCTGTTGACTTATGCCGGCCTGGAATTTCCAACTGACTTCCAAGTCGACCGCAACCAATTCGAAACGATCTTCAATCAGTTCGTCATTCCGGTACTGGTCAACTGGTTGCTCGGCTTGGTGCTGGTCTTCCTGGGTGTGCTGGTCACCGCTTCGATTGTTCCGGACATGTTGCAAACCGGTTCGCTGCATCTCTTGCTTAGCAAACCGGTATCCCGCTGGGCGTTGTTGGTCAGCAAGTTTGTCGGCGGCTGTGCGTTCGTACTGCTCTGCGTCACCCAACTCGTGCTGGGGCTGTACCTGATCGCCGCACTGCGGCTGGGTGTTTGGAACGCCCGCATTTTATGGTGCATCCCCGTGGCACTGTTGATCTTTGCCGTGTTCTACAGCGTGTCGGTATTGGCTGGCTTGAAGTGGCGGTCCGCGATCATTTCGATCGCCGCCGCAGGAGCCCTCGCAGCGATTTGTGTTGTCGTTGGAATCATCGGTGGCGTGGTCGATGCACGCGTCGTCGAACCAGACCGTATCGCCAGCATAACGGTCGCAGGCGATGACCTGTTCGCCGTCACCGGAGGCAGCGGCGTGGTGCGACTGAACGAGTCCACTTCCAGCTGGGACTCGATCATCGACAGCGAAGTGATGTCCCACGACCGCATCCTGGCCCCGATCGCACTGGACGACAACCACCTGCTAACCGCCCGGATCCGCAACGGCAAGTTCACGCCATTCGGCTCCGGTTCCCTCGACCTGATTGCGCTGTCACGCAGCGATGACTGGAGCCCGCAACCGACGCTGCGTTTGCCGACTGCGACTGAGCGGCTGATTCGATTGAGCGACACCACCATCGGGGCGATCAACTCCGCCGATGTGCTGATCACTCAAAGCGAAAAGATCACCGACCTGCTCGATGAACCCGCATCCGATACCCCGGAAGCCAGCAACACTTCTTCCAGCAGCCTCGACGAAGATGCTGAAGAGGAGGATGCTGAAGAGGAGGATGCTGAAGACGAAGATGCTGAAGACAATACCGATTCCCAACCCGGTAAGCCCAGCACCAAGAATCGGCAACCGGCGGCCCGATCGGTCGGCTCATGGCTGCGAGCTTTGGTCACGATGCAAGGCGGCGGGAACGAAGACTTCCAATCGATCTTGCCCGCCGAAGTGTCAATGGCCCCGCCCGTGCGGATCGCATTCATCCCCGACTCCGGTGCGATCGCCATCCTCTCGGGCTCCAACTTGATTCGGCTTGACCCGAATGCCGACGGCTCCCTGCCTTGGCAATTGACCGCCAACACCACCTTGCCCTACCAGGACGATCCGGGACCGCCCGTGATCGCGGCCTCATCACAGTGGCTGCTGATTGCCCAAGGCGAACTCCCGCTGAAGATCTTCGACATCAAGACACTCCAGCAATCCGGTCAGTGGACTGCCGAAGAGCGTGCACCGATGGTCGACGGCACGCCGCTAGCCATCCTACCGATTTCCGATTCTCACTTTGTCTACCGAACCGCGACCGGCAACGTCGACGTCATCGAAGTGGTCAACACGCCGACCACAACAAGCCAGCCAAACCCCGACGACTCCGATTCAGAACCTGTGGCATCAGCTAAGCCTGTCGCGTCAATCAAACACGTCCGACAACTGAACGTCGACGAGGTCGAAGCAGTCACATGGTTACCCGCTGGCCAAGCGACCGAGACACCGCAAGACGCGTCCACGAATAAGACAAGTGGCACGTTGGTCGTGGCTCATGACGTGGACCGTGTCACGCGAATCGAGCTTGATCGCGAAGGAAGAGAACTTTCGTCGTCGACGGTTTCGCCGCAACGATCCGTGTGGCGAGCGATCGATTACTACCTAATCGGCGGCCTCGAATGGTTCACGCCGCAAGTGCTGCAACTAGGCGACACCACCGCTGCCATGGTGTCGGGCAACCGCTCAATGGTCATCGACACCGGCGGCAACGACCTCGAAGTCATCCGCTACCGCTTGTTCCGACCGCTAGCCAGTTGCCTGCTTTTCATCTTGGTCGTCATGACGGTCGCCTGCATCTACTTCTCTCGCACCGACTTCTAG
- a CDS encoding beta-ketoacyl-ACP synthase III encodes MPLETDITPPPASITQSPVTGNGRMGQVKGVRIAATGSYVPDKIVTNEDMAALGCDSEWIIRRTGIRARRHAAPEQATSDLCYQAAKNCLESGGIPASEIDLVIVATITPDHPTPSTASQLQARLGINAPAMDMGVACSGFTYALVTAAQFVGTGNCKNVLVVGGDLMSRTVDPEDKKISPLFGDAAGAVVLTSCDDDQADDENGPEQASNQDQPNGILAYQMGSTGAGAELLCIPAGGSRQSLTPDAHAAGQHFMSMDGRNVFKWAVRAIDESITAVLDHANIQANDLSLMILHQANQRIIDSAVSDLNIDSDKVFVNLDQYGNTSAASIPLALDEAVRGGRLQRGDLLLMSGFGAGLAWGTVLLRW; translated from the coding sequence TTGCCGCTTGAAACTGACATCACTCCACCACCCGCATCGATTACCCAATCGCCCGTGACGGGCAATGGGCGCATGGGACAGGTTAAGGGAGTCCGGATTGCGGCGACAGGTTCGTACGTCCCTGACAAAATTGTCACCAACGAGGACATGGCGGCTTTGGGCTGCGACAGCGAATGGATCATTCGCCGAACCGGCATCCGGGCTCGCCGGCACGCCGCTCCGGAGCAAGCGACCAGCGACCTGTGTTACCAAGCCGCCAAGAACTGCCTGGAATCCGGCGGCATCCCGGCCTCCGAAATCGACCTGGTGATCGTGGCCACCATCACGCCAGACCACCCTACGCCCTCCACCGCGTCGCAACTGCAAGCTCGACTGGGCATCAACGCTCCGGCAATGGACATGGGCGTCGCTTGCTCGGGGTTCACCTACGCGCTCGTCACAGCGGCTCAATTTGTTGGGACGGGGAACTGTAAAAACGTGTTGGTCGTTGGCGGCGACCTGATGAGCCGCACGGTCGATCCCGAAGACAAAAAAATCTCGCCGCTCTTCGGTGACGCCGCCGGTGCGGTAGTCCTGACCAGCTGCGACGACGACCAAGCTGACGACGAAAACGGGCCTGAACAAGCATCTAACCAAGACCAGCCCAATGGGATCCTGGCGTACCAGATGGGCAGCACCGGCGCGGGCGCCGAATTGCTTTGCATCCCGGCCGGTGGAAGTCGCCAGTCGCTGACACCGGACGCTCACGCCGCCGGGCAACATTTCATGTCTATGGACGGCCGCAACGTTTTTAAGTGGGCCGTGCGCGCCATCGACGAAAGCATCACTGCGGTGCTGGATCATGCGAACATCCAAGCGAATGATTTGTCGTTGATGATCCTGCATCAGGCCAACCAACGCATTATCGATTCAGCCGTCTCGGACCTGAACATTGATTCGGACAAGGTGTTCGTGAACTTGGACCAGTACGGCAACACGTCGGCCGCCAGCATCCCACTGGCACTGGACGAAGCGGTTCGCGGCGGACGCCTGCAACGTGGCGACCTGCTACTGATGAGCGGCTTCGGTGCGGGCCTAGCCTGGGGAACCGTGCTCCTGCGTTGGTAG
- a CDS encoding ABC transporter ATP-binding protein produces the protein MTSDSPATSSATPATASASSIVSVQKLQKTYRGGSMLRRGNVHALQGVSLHADAGQVFGLLGPNGAGKTTLIKILLGVIRASGGQASLFGLPAGSAAARSRVGYLPESLRVDRHHTARTALKFYGRLSRLDAATIDRRSDELLKLVGLAGRDRESVKRFSKGMLQRLGLAQALMHDPDLLILDEPTDGLDPVGRSEVRRVIERLRDSGKTIFLNSHILHEVELVCSHLAIMARGRVLATGPIEQLAGRSTDQDAGITVDFEFELPGDADSNTNGSLTRDNLLSLARQGSVQWLAVSGQTQRCRMVCDDQDSINAIVDRLRQHQGSLIRLQPVRQTLEDTFMRLVNQAEAGGLHSNPADNLAGVLTGSPLGNPTGIQAEIPIAEIATDMNDQAVTE, from the coding sequence GTGACGAGCGACTCGCCCGCCACATCGTCTGCTACTCCTGCCACCGCATCTGCCTCGTCGATTGTTTCGGTACAGAAGCTCCAAAAGACCTATCGCGGTGGCAGCATGCTGCGCCGCGGCAACGTCCACGCCCTGCAAGGCGTCTCGCTGCACGCCGACGCTGGCCAAGTGTTCGGATTGCTGGGCCCCAACGGTGCCGGCAAAACGACCCTGATCAAAATCCTGCTAGGCGTCATCCGGGCCTCTGGTGGCCAAGCGTCGCTGTTCGGGTTGCCAGCCGGAAGTGCCGCCGCCCGATCCCGAGTCGGATATCTGCCGGAATCACTGCGGGTGGATCGACATCACACCGCTCGCACGGCACTGAAGTTCTATGGACGATTGAGCCGATTGGATGCGGCCACGATCGATCGACGTAGCGACGAACTGCTGAAATTGGTCGGGCTGGCCGGACGCGATCGCGAATCAGTCAAACGGTTCAGCAAGGGGATGCTCCAGCGACTTGGACTCGCCCAAGCCCTAATGCACGACCCTGATCTGCTGATTCTGGATGAACCTACCGACGGACTCGATCCAGTCGGACGCAGTGAAGTGCGGCGGGTGATCGAACGATTGCGTGATTCAGGAAAGACAATTTTCCTGAACAGCCACATCCTGCACGAAGTCGAATTGGTTTGTTCGCACTTGGCCATCATGGCGAGAGGCAGAGTTCTGGCGACCGGTCCCATCGAACAACTCGCCGGTCGATCAACCGACCAGGACGCCGGGATTACCGTCGACTTTGAATTCGAACTTCCCGGCGACGCGGATTCGAACACAAACGGATCGCTCACGCGAGACAACCTTCTGTCGCTCGCTCGCCAAGGTAGCGTGCAGTGGCTTGCCGTTTCTGGCCAGACTCAACGATGCCGAATGGTTTGCGATGACCAGGACTCGATCAACGCGATCGTCGACCGCCTGCGACAACACCAAGGCTCACTGATTCGTTTGCAACCGGTTCGCCAAACGCTGGAAGACACATTCATGCGTTTGGTCAATCAAGCCGAAGCAGGTGGCCTGCACAGCAATCCAGCCGACAACCTAGCCGGCGTCCTCACTGGAAGTCCACTTGGAAATCCGACCGGCATCCAAGCCGAAATCCCGATTGCTGAAATCGCCACCGACATGAACGACCAAGCTGTAACGGAATGA
- a CDS encoding MGMT family protein — MAIQSGESGKMSSRYEDTLDPMRLAFVQVIEALRPGEVTSYAEVAAKAGYPRRHRAVGQLLGQSFDALPWWRVIYSSGHLPPVNPGLQEERLRAEGVAIERMKVVDAPHGMFSQAE; from the coding sequence ATGGCTATCCAATCTGGTGAGTCTGGGAAGATGAGTTCTCGTTACGAAGACACGCTTGATCCGATGCGGCTGGCATTCGTGCAGGTGATCGAAGCGTTGCGACCGGGCGAGGTCACGTCGTACGCCGAGGTTGCCGCCAAGGCGGGTTACCCACGTCGGCATCGTGCGGTCGGTCAATTGCTGGGGCAAAGTTTTGATGCGTTGCCGTGGTGGCGTGTCATCTACAGTTCCGGTCACCTGCCGCCGGTGAACCCGGGGCTACAGGAAGAACGCTTGCGGGCAGAAGGGGTGGCGATCGAGCGGATGAAGGTCGTCGATGCTCCGCACGGAATGTTCTCGCAAGCGGAATAA